A region from the Penaeus monodon isolate SGIC_2016 chromosome 17, NSTDA_Pmon_1, whole genome shotgun sequence genome encodes:
- the LOC119583257 gene encoding pollen-specific leucine-rich repeat extensin-like protein 3 — protein MQGLENHFPYYKANSVVRISCRNAALLPSCNALFATTTTVVAIPSANTAPNTEQHPTTTLLTQQPPPPPTQLSTIFHQRNHNKATPSSATATTNTASDFPSITVFRLSTFHYFHPLSIIHLPPLLYVFHYAPSTITIHFLPPPPTFQNPPPTIYHNLLSSTIHHPPSTSHHPPSTFHFPPSTIQHPPSTSHHPPSTFYLPLHPPSTITANSISGATRTLA, from the exons ATGCAGGGTCTGGAGAACCACTTCCCGTACTATAAG GCCAACAGTGTTGTCAGAATCTCTTGTAGAAATGCTGCTCTCCTGCCGTCTTGTAATGCTC TTTTTGCCACCACCACTACTGTCGTAGCCATACCCAGCGCGAACACCGCTCCCAACACCGAACAACACCCGACGACCACTCTTCTCACACAGCAACCGCCACCTCCGCCAACACAACTTTCAACCATTTTTCACCAACGTAACCACAACAAAGCAACACCATCGAG cgccaccgccaccaccaacaCCGCCTCCGACTTTCCATCCATCACTGTCTTCCGCTTATCCACCTTCCACTACTTTCATCCACTTTCGATCATCCACCTTCCACCACTACTATATGTCTTCCACTATGCACCTTCCACTATTACCATCCACTttctaccaccaccacccacttTCCAAAATCCACCTCCAACCATTTACCACAACCTCCTATCATCCACTATCCACCATCCACCTTCCACTTCCCACCATCCACCATCCACCTTCCACTTCCCACCATCCACCATCCAACATCCACCATCCACCTCCCACCATCCACCTTCCACCTTCTACCTTCCACTACATCCGCCTTCCACCATCACGGCCAACAGCATCAGCGGAGCCACCAGGACCTTAGCCTGA